A single region of the Epinephelus fuscoguttatus linkage group LG14, E.fuscoguttatus.final_Chr_v1 genome encodes:
- the emx1 gene encoding homeobox protein EMX1 isoform X1, which produces MMFSSAGKRCFTIESLVAKENPLIVEDPIRPTALTYSNPTTDALMNSYQAPPARSLYQSPDLVFPETANHPSLTVAPHQLGGSHLQHPHFFGTQHRDPLNFYPWVLRNRFFGHRFQAGNDVSQDSLLLHGPFARKPKRIRTAFSPSQLLRLERAFEKNHYVVGAERKQLANSLSLSETQVKVWFQNRRTKYKRQKLEEEGPESQQKKKGNHHINRWRIATKQPSSEDIDVTSED; this is translated from the exons ATGATGTTTTCGTCTGCAGGAAAGCGCTGCTTCACCATCGAGTCTCTGGTGGCCAAGGAGAACCCTCTGATCGTCGAGGACCCGATCCGCCCCACGGCTCTGACCTACTCCAACCCGACCACAGACGCGTTAATGAACAGTTACCAGGCTCCGCCGGCCCGCTCCCTGTACCAGAGCCCGGACCTGGTGTTCCCAGAGACGGCGAACCACCCGTCCCTCACCGTGGCTCCTCACCAGCTCGGAGGATCCCACCTACAGCATCCGCACTTCTTCGGGACGCAACACCGGGACCCGCTCAACTTCTACCCCTGGGTGCTCCGGAACAGGTTCTTCGGACACAGATTTCAAG cagGAAATGACGTGTCCCAGGACAGCCTGCTGCTCCACGGGCCCTTCGCCAGGAAACCCAAACGCATCCGGACAGCCTTCTCTCCGTCCCAGCTGCTCCGCCTGGAGAGAGCCTTCGAGAAGAACCACTACGTGGTGGGAGCCGAGAGGAAGCAGCTGGCCAATAGCCTGAGCCTGTCTGAAACACAG GTGAAGGTGTGGTTCCAGAACAGACGGACCAAGTACAAGCGACagaagctggaggaggagggaccAGAGagccagcagaagaagaagggaaaCCACCACATCAACAGATGGCGCATTGCCACCAAGCAGCCCAGCTCCGAGGACATAGACGTGACCTCAGAGGACTAA
- the emx1 gene encoding homeobox protein EMX1 isoform X2: MMFSSAGKRCFTIESLVAKENPLIVEDPIRPTALTYSNPTTDALMNSYQAPPARSLYQSPDLVFPETANHPSLTVAPHQLGGSHLQHPHFFGTQHRDPLNFYPWVLRNRFFGHRFQGNDVSQDSLLLHGPFARKPKRIRTAFSPSQLLRLERAFEKNHYVVGAERKQLANSLSLSETQVKVWFQNRRTKYKRQKLEEEGPESQQKKKGNHHINRWRIATKQPSSEDIDVTSED; this comes from the exons ATGATGTTTTCGTCTGCAGGAAAGCGCTGCTTCACCATCGAGTCTCTGGTGGCCAAGGAGAACCCTCTGATCGTCGAGGACCCGATCCGCCCCACGGCTCTGACCTACTCCAACCCGACCACAGACGCGTTAATGAACAGTTACCAGGCTCCGCCGGCCCGCTCCCTGTACCAGAGCCCGGACCTGGTGTTCCCAGAGACGGCGAACCACCCGTCCCTCACCGTGGCTCCTCACCAGCTCGGAGGATCCCACCTACAGCATCCGCACTTCTTCGGGACGCAACACCGGGACCCGCTCAACTTCTACCCCTGGGTGCTCCGGAACAGGTTCTTCGGACACAGATTTCAAG GAAATGACGTGTCCCAGGACAGCCTGCTGCTCCACGGGCCCTTCGCCAGGAAACCCAAACGCATCCGGACAGCCTTCTCTCCGTCCCAGCTGCTCCGCCTGGAGAGAGCCTTCGAGAAGAACCACTACGTGGTGGGAGCCGAGAGGAAGCAGCTGGCCAATAGCCTGAGCCTGTCTGAAACACAG GTGAAGGTGTGGTTCCAGAACAGACGGACCAAGTACAAGCGACagaagctggaggaggagggaccAGAGagccagcagaagaagaagggaaaCCACCACATCAACAGATGGCGCATTGCCACCAAGCAGCCCAGCTCCGAGGACATAGACGTGACCTCAGAGGACTAA